A stretch of DNA from Phaeodactylum tricornutum CCAP 1055/1 chromosome 29, whole genome shotgun sequence:
GGATGTCCCCTTGAAAGAAGAGACAGAATCAAGCAACGACCGCTTCGAGGACGGAAGGTCGTCTTCAAGCACAGACTGTTTGAAGTGGGCCCTTTCTTCGGACAAGAAATCCTGGGAGTAGGACATGCTCAAACTAGAATCTTCATGGAGTGACTCATCGCCACCAAAGGACGCAAAACTGCTGGATGAATCGTTCAACATTTCGTCCAAGCTGTGGTCACCGTGTTGCATGGTGGTGTGCGTTGCAACCGTCGAAGTTTTGCTGTGAATGCTATCTAGCTTATCCCAACTGGCCTTTTCCTGTTCGTCTTGGGAATGGATTTGCAGATTTGTGACTGCCGACGTTGTGTGTCTCATCATATGTGCGGTGGGGCTGTTGCTTTCGACACTATAGGCGCTGTTGTGACTGGTTATGCCGTTCGGACCCGCTCCACTGCCGACGCTggaggacgaggaggatgTGCTGCTCGCATTGAAGAGAGCAGCGGGATTGCTATTGTGAGCAGCAGCGCTGTGTTGGAGGTGATTTTTGTGAGCTGCGTGTGGGTGGCCTTGTAAGAGCGTGGCGCTCAAGTAATCTTGCCGCAGCGAGTGATCTGTATCTTCGTCCATGTCCTTGTTGGTTTGcgacgatgaggacgaaGAGTTGGACTCCGATGTGATTTGGTCCCCCAGTTGTAGTGTATGGACGCTGTTAGTACTCGAAATAGAGCCGGTAGCTGCCGTCATGATGTACAATGGCTTAAAATGCGAGATGTGAGGAGCGCAATTGCTCGGGAACAAAACAAGAAGAGGGATATTTGTTGTTGCACGATCGTTGATATTGGACGGAAAAAGGATATGTGTACGGAGCAAGTAACCGATGGTGTGCTCGACGTAGCAGCTCCGGAGTCTTTTTGATCGCCGAGGAGGACGCGAGAGTTTGTCGATGGCGAGCTTTTCCTGCAAATTTGTCAAGCCTGGGATGTCTGCTTACGTGGGAATAGCTTGATATCCACAGTACGCGATTAAACAGCAGTCACCTTCGTTCGGATTGTCTCAATCGCTGGCTCCACTTTGTGGCGGAGTGAAAGTATCCATCCCAGTCGACCCTGTACTAGGAACGAAAGAATATCAATCAAAAACCGTTTACGCTCGCGTATAATCAAGGGCATTGTACGATCAGCAATGACCTCGCAGGCAATTGTTGCTCAGTTGGATGTAGACAATTAGGCCAGTTTATTATGGGATATTCGGTCATTATGACCTTTTATCAAGGCATATTCGGATAAACGCTAGGATATACCAATCATCGGCGGTACTATGGTATCTGGCGGTTTTTGTTTCGAAAAGGCCCAACACATCTTTATTTGTATCCATTTCACGGTCAACAGGTTATCTTCCGCTGGCCGCGCTTCCTACGTTCATATCGTGAATGAGTGAGTCCCGTTTTGCGGGCGCATCACTGTCACCGAGATTCGAGAACACAACGCATCTTCACTGTTGATATAATGTAACAATAAATCTAATGCGGCACGCGATCGTTCATAATTGCACAATTGATGGAAGGCCGGGGCTGCAGATTTTGCCCCCCATAACACGTGAGAATTCCAGGGGTTGTATTCTGCCTCCCCTGAAGGAATCGATCACCTGTGGTATTCATATCTCATTTATAGTACGTATCTACCGTATGGTCAACATCTGCGGACAAGAAGAATCCTTGCGTCACGTTGGCATTGGATCACCGTTTCCGGTCatcctttttgtttgctggtGTGGATGATTCGTTGTTCCAACTAACTTTCATTGACACTCTGTAGCTCTTGGTGTGGGACTTGCTTGCGTGCTCTGTCGGGAAAACGGAATAAGCGCGAGCATTGTTCGCCATTGCAGATTCACTTTCCGAGGCCAATTGCCAAAGCAACGCACATGCGCGATGACCAAAGACGCTCCTTCCCACACAGTATCCGCAGCTGAAGCTGCCGTAAATAAGACGCATTTCAGGAACAACACGGCTAAGCACGCTTCGGTGGATGCGGATGCCGTCAGTCACGTTTCTAACTTGACTGCGGATGATGCTAGCACCGTTGTTTCGTTTTCCGATCGGGTCACGTCCAGTATTGGATCCGTCTTGGGACAAGCCAAGCGCATCTTGGAAGGCGAAGCACCCATTCTAGAAGATGAGACTGATGGTGACGAAGTTGCCGAGAGTCCGTCCAACTTGGTAGTCACGTTGGAACAGGAAATCGGCAAGTCGCGGAGTGCCCGTTCCCTTGGTGAGGATAACAACAAGGGAGAAAGCGTGTCCACAGCACGCATGCGTGTCGCCAAGGACTTTTTACGGGACGAACGCTCGGAGATGACATTTTCCCGTCGAATCGCTCTGGCCTTGTCTCACAAGTCCTGGTACAACCCGCGTGCGAAGGAGGAACCAGAGTTCGCCCCCAATGAGATAGAAACACCGGAAGCCTCCACAAGGATCGATTCGCAACATTCGATGCCGGTGCTGCCCGTTGGGGGGCCCAACATTGAGGCCTATCCCTTTACCCACAGCCGTAGAGAAAACCCGAGTCTGGGAAAAGCCTGGGCTTGTACGTATGGTACACCTTTCGGTCATCCAATGACAATGCCCGAGACACCTTGACATATGGCTACTCACACCTTGCAATTTTTGTCTTTCTGGCAGATTTTGAGCATGTTGCCATGCCTCGCTATGTGGTGGAAGCCAAACTGGACCAGCGCCGAAAAAACATTCTGCATCGCATCGTTCGGAAATTCCAAAAAGCCGACAAACAACTTCAACGGGCGGAGCCAGGCGAAAAATATTTGCCAACTAAACTATATGGACCCATCTGCACACCGCACAAACAGCTTGGTGACTGGGGTCTTGGCTTTGGTCTCTATTTTTCGACGCTCAGGGCAATCACTGTACTGACCTTCTGTGCTGGTTTGCTCAATATACCCAACTTAATTTACTTTTCTTCCGAATCCTATAGCAGCGGCCAAGACGGCGTGATTCCGCTGCTGCAGGGGTCCGCGATTTGTACCGATACGCGGTGGGTGCCGTGTCCAAATTGCACGTCAGGTGATTTTGAAGCTACTCGATTCGCTTACGGAACCAACGATGCTGGTCTCAACGTGACCTTTGTGTTGCGGAACACCTGCGAGGGTGCCACAATAGAGCAAGGCTTTACCAATTACGCGTCCCTGATGCTTATCATGTTGGGCACAGTGTTTTTGAATCGCTATCTGAAACGCATGGAGGTTGCCTTtgatgaagacgaacaaaCGGCACAAGATTATTCGATTGTGATCGGAAATCCACCGGGTGACGCGACCGATCCCGACGAATGGCGAATTTTCTTCCACGATTGCTTCGATGGTGCCAAGGTGACAGCACTGACGGTGGCCGTGGACAATGACTTGTTAGTCCGATCGTTGGTGGAGCGCCGCGAAAAACTGCGAGAAATTGAGATGATGGTTGAGCCGGGCACTTCGCTGGATACGCTCACTTTGGCTGGTATCGCTGCCAAGCAGGAACGGGAACGTAGCGTGTGGGGTCGTTGGAAATCAATGATTATTCCAGGCATTCCGGAACTGTTCAGCCGCACGGTCGTCCTGACAGCCAAAGTCCAAGGACTGGCGCAACAAGACTATCCAGCCACAAATGTATTCGTGACCTTCGAAACCGAAGCTGATCAGCGCCGCGTGCTAAGTGCCTTGTCGGTTGGTAGCTGGGACGTTCAGCGCAATCGACAGAGCGCCATCGCTGACCCCAAACATTTGTTTCGCAGTGAGCTCGTCTTGTCGGTACACGAGCCGGATGAACCCAACACTGTTCGCTGGCAAGACTTGAACGAAAAGTTCAAAGATCGACTCAAGCAGCAATGCCTTACCACTCTTTGTACCTTGACAGCCATCATTCTAATTGCCTTCGTCATTTTTCTTGTCAACGAGCAGAGCATAACGTTTTCGGCGTTTGCGATTGCCATTTTCAATAGCATCTTTCCTCTTTTTGCCAAACTGCTGACTGGCATGGAGGCTCATTCGTCGGAAGGTGGAAAGCAGAGGTCACTTTACTTTAAAATTGCGGTCTTTCGGTGGGTGAACACGGCGGTCGTGATTACAATCATCACTCCCTTCACGTCAACCTTGACAGACGGTGGCTTGGTGAATCAGATTTATGCTCTGTTCTTCGCCGAGATTGTTACAACAAATGCAATTCAGTTGCTGGATCCTGTTGGACATTTTCAACGCCACTTTTTAGCGCCGCGGGCAAAGACACAAGATGCTATGAATCTTTGTATGCAGGGACAGCAGGTTGAGCTTGCTGAAAGGTAAGAATGCTTGTTTTCTGGTCGTTTATCTATACTTTTCATCTCGACTAAATTTCCCCTTGATTTTTGCCTACAGATACACAAATATGACCAAGGTTTTATTCTTGGCACTGTGGTATTGTGCCATTTTCCCTGgagcctttttcttgtgctCCTTCGCTCTTCTTATCAACTACTTCACTGATCGGTTCAGTCTTATGCGAACATGGAAGCGTGCTCCTCAGCTTGGAGGAAAAATTTCATCTTTCAGCAGACGCTACTTTTTTTCATTGTCTATCGTAGCAATGGCGCTCGTATCGTCCTATTACTGGTCAGCCTTCCCATTCGACAATGTTTGCTCCACCGAATTACCGGTAAACACGTCATTTGTTGGTGTTTGGAACATAACAGGGTTCGCCAAAAATGATGAAAAGGAACCCACTTTCCAGCTATCTTTAGTGGAGGATGCGGATacttccttctttttctgtgTACAAGACTTTTTTCGCTACGAGGCCGAGGAACAAGCGTTTCCCTTTATACCAAAGTTTCAACGCAGCGGAGAGGAGTGGATGACCAGCGATCAAGAGACTTTGACGGCTGTCTATGGTTGGActgtcgtcgccgtcgctgctCTTGTTCTACTCAAGTTCATCCATGGTTGGTTCAGCAGTATTATGAAAATGTTCCGGGGGACTTATAAGCCTTGCGGCGATGACCAGACTATCAATTTTAGCGATGTCCCGTCTATTTCGGCCTACGTCCCACAGGTCGTAAGCAACCTTTTTTCGTATCCCTTGCTGGCTTGCAATTTTCAAGGAATTGACGAAGATCTTATGGATTGGAGTGACCCGGACCGACCTATAGTCTTTTACGATCTCACCAAAGATGCCGAGGTTCTACTTCGTGGCACAGATGTGTCATCCAAGACTGTTTTTTCTCAAATTACCCATTGGCCGccggaaaaagaaagccaagaaatGCGTTACAAAGGCTCTTGATAGACGTAGCTTTGTAGAGGTGGAGGTATGGGGAAAAAGTAGTGGACAATCCATTGATAGTTACAGTAAATGTCGGATTATGAATGCGTTGAAAATTATCGTTGCTGTAGCGATTGGCGTTGATATTGCCGCCGAGCTAAGGAAACCAAATGTGGCGAATGCGCAAACTTGCCTGGCACAAGCAGCGGCGAATGTTGCTTGTGACGATCCGATTCGGGACTATCCTCGGTCCCAAACAAGATACCGCGGTAGCCCCGGACAGCCAGAAATGGTGAAAAACAGGCCGTGACGCAGGTTAGCCAGCCCATGAGTTCCATGGCGGTGCCGTGGTAGTCCGCGTGCATGAAAATTACGGCAAAAATGGCGCCTCCGACGTTGCCGCCCGCCCCCACAATTCCAGCTACCGACCCAGTATTGGGACCGTCCACGTAGGGAACAATGGAATAGCAAGTGCCCATGGACATTTGGATCAGAATCGAAAATAGCACCATGATGGTCAACGACGAGCCGAGCCTGTCGGTCCTGGCAAACCAAACGTTTAAGATGCCCTGAGTGACCATACAAATCCATTGCGCCCAGAGTCGTCCGCGTAACGAGAAACGGTTGAACGCCGCGTCGCTCAGCCAACCACCGGCACCCCTAGCAAAAATCGCCGAAAGACCGTACAAAAACGCGATAGCTCCGGATGCGGCAATTGATTGTTTGAACCGGTAGTGAAAGTACAAGGCGGTCCCGTTACACATGGTAAAATCTACCCCGCAAGATCCCGCGTATTGAACGAACAGAATCCAGGAATTCAGATTGTACACCCCGGCGCGAAATGAATCCACCGCGGATCGTTCCATCATGAGGCCAGCCTGTTTGACCTCGGTAAAATTTCCCAACGGGCAATCGTCAGAGTATTCGTAAAAGAAAGCGGCAACGAACAAAGCGAGTATGGCCGGGATAACCAATGACCAGCGCCAAGCTAGGTCGGAATCACCGTCGAACCAGACCCGTAGTGCCGGAAACACTAGACTGCCCGTGACGAGTTGCGTCACGCCGGCACCGGTCGCACCCAGACCTCCGGCTAGTGCCATGGCGGTGCCTCCAACTTCCCGGACAAACTGACAAGTGATCCAGTACTGGCCAGGCACGAAAGAGTCCATGGCCCCAAGGACGGTCCGTATCAACGTCAGGGAGGTCAAGTTGACGGCCACGACTCCGGTAAGCGCCGACGGCAGGGCTACGAGTGCCACAGTCGTAACCATGACGGTCCGGGCTCCATACTGGTCGCACAAGGGTCCCAACAAAAAGCGCATGGGGATTCCTCCCATCATCATGCACGCGTTCGTCCACCACACGTCCGAACGCGAGAGTGACAACGAGCGCTGGATTTCCGGAAGCAGCGGGGCCGGACTAAACTGGACAAAAAAGGAAGTAAAGAAGCAAATCCAGGAGGCATGAAAGGCACGCATGTGGGGACGAGCGAATGAGGTATAGCGCAGGGCAGTACCGCGGTATCCCCTATCCGGATCGAAAGGAATATGAAAGCGTTCCGATCGTGCCAACAGGCTGTACTTTTTCGCATCCAATACTTGATCCCAGTCCTCTTGTTCATCGTCGTTATTGCTGTCGGGCTGCTTTCCCTTTTGAAACGATGAACAAGTAGGACGGTCCTTACGAGATTGTTCGTCACCATAAGAACGCGGCGCCACCAATAGAAGCGGATCTGCTGATGCAGTTAATTTCGGCATGGCCTTTTGGTAAGAGAATGGCGCAGTCTCTGATGCTGGAGTCAATTGGGCGCCATCATGATCGGGTGACGATCTCTGAAAATTAGGATTCGATCGAGAGCTACTGTCGTCCGTACCGAAAGAACTGTGTCTGGTAGCTTTAGAATTGTACATGATTTTTATATGGATTCATGTGCAGACAGAGAACGAGAAGTTACAGTAAGGTCCGTACACGTTCGCCCCGAATGAGAGGTATCGAATGGTTGCTTATGAATCGGGCTGTGTCAAACAGCGAAAAAGCTTGGACCGATATTCTTTGTCGCTGCTTCCTTCGTTGTACGCAACTCCGTTAAATTCAGATCAAAAATGAAATAGCCGTGATCGTTACTGCTCAAACAGCTAGAGCAGCAGGACGGCTTTTCATGCGCCCGATTCTTTGCAACGAATAACAACGGGTGAGCTTCAAACAAGATCCGATACCTCTGGTTCCAGGATGTTTTTCGAAGATAGAGAAGAGGACTAGTGAGTGCATCAAGGTCTTCAATAGTTCACATCAGTTACTCTAACATGCCTACCTGCTTTTTGCCGCCACGAGAAGTTTTCTGTTAGCTGATTGCTTGTGTCGAAAGCAAGGGATGGTTGGTCACGGTGTCATGGTTCATGGTGAACTTGCTATATCTGCGATCAATAGGGGTAGGTTTCATGGCCTCGTGGTTCATGATGAACTTGCCGTAGTTGCTATCAATAGGGGTAGGTTTCATGGCCTCGTGCTGAGTGTGATAGTTGTAGATTGACGAACGATTTCGATAGGAAAATGTTTTGGGCGACGTGAACGCCAGCGGACTCGTTCGGGTGTCAAGAACAAACCCGAAAGTCCGGAAGACATCGTCACCATCTGCCGAACCTTTAGGAACTCGGTGCGTGGTGGGAAAAATTCTTGACACCTCTTCCAACGTGTTCTACATAATCCGGTCTTCATTGTCGCGTCATAGATTCGACTAATTACAAGTCCCGCATGAGTCAGATTGAAGGTTATAGATCGTTATAGATAAGACAAAAGGACGAAACCTTGACCGAAACATGACGTTTCCGCGAACTTTATCTTCAACCTGACGTGGCACTCTCTAACCGTTTGTTTGCCCATCGAGTTCCAATCGAGTCCTCACGCTCTAGTAGTAGAGCCGTTGCTACCCTCCTCGTCTCTCCTCGCTCACCTCCCGCGTCCGCGTTTCTTTCTTGAACTTGCGTGACAGTGCTACGGCACAGTACCACCATTCATCGCAAAGAACCGAGCGCGACGTACTCGACATCGTGtcaacaggaagaaagaactTTCACAGTGAATTAGAAGTCCAAAACTGACAAACTAACGAACAAGCAGCAGTATAGAGCCCACACAAAAAGTATCATTCGCATCGACCAAATCCGCAAGCAGTTTTTGGCATAGAAACCAGAATTGTTCGCATCCGCAAAGAATCTTCCTGCCTTTCTTTCTCTCGTTGCTCTCCTGCTTTACATTTCCCTGACAGCATTTCCGATGAAAGCACGAGCGGAACCACCCATTGACTGGACCGGTGTGGGTCTCGTCTTTCTCACGCCCGCCTTGGGAGGTATGTATGGCGCGAGAGAACCGCACAAACCACACACGTGGAAGGGTATCGTCTTGACGAGCAACTGAAGACTGTCCTTCTGGACTGCCAGAATCGATTCGCAACCGCCTACGACCTCCCGATCCACTCTCACGCCTTTTGCGCTTTGTCTCGATTGCGTTCAACTTTCCAGGACTGCTATATGGTTACGACATCGGAGCCATGAGTTTTGTTTTAGACATGTTAACGCCGTCTGATAGTGTATCAGGCGTGCATTCACATCACGGCACCGTCACAACAAGGCCCCACTTCTGGTGGGATGATTTCGCGTCTCGTCGCGTGGCCCAGGGTTTGACCATGGGAGCCGTTTCGGCGGGTGCCTTGCTGGGATCGCACATTGTGCTCTTTCACTTGGCCTCACATGTCGGACGTCGGACGGAACTCCGGGTAGCTGCTCTGTTATACATGATTGGGTCTTTGCTTTGTTACACCAGTGGTACGATGTTGGCGCAGCAAGATTATTGGGGCTGGTACAGTCTAGTACTCGGGCGGCTGGTTATTGGTACCGGTGTAGGCTTCGTCATGCACGGCGCACCTACGTACATGGCAGAAATGGCACCGTCAAGTATTCGCGGCGCTGTGGTGTCGGCCAAGGAAACGGTCATTGTTCTAGGTATTGTTTTGGGTTACCTGGTCGGTGATATGGTAGGGTCGCGGAACAACAATGGCAGTGGCGATTGGACACTCGTGTACTGGGTATCACTGGCTATTGGCACACCCATGCTTGTTCTGACGTTTGTCATCCCACGCTCCAAACGATGGCTGTTACTGCACGGGCACAAGGAGGAAGCTCGAGTATCTATGCAGTTTGTGTATAAGGGCAACATTAATACAGAGTTTGAAGAACTGGCCGCCAGTATTCAGGCCAACCGTATGTACAAACAGCATTCAACGGCCGTCGACCAAGGGGGGCTGTGCGGCTTGCTCGAGTCAAGATTGTTTTCGAAACCCATTCGGCCAGCTCTTCAAGCCGCAATGGGTCTGATTATACTGCAACAACTATCGGGGCAGCCGTCGCTCTTATCCTACGCGACTGTTCTGTTCCACGCCGCTGGTTGGGGCGGACACGCCTCCGTAATTACGGCAATGCTTATGCTGTGTGTCAGTATTACCACGGTACTGCTGGTGGACCGTCTCGGTCGCAAGCGCCTCTTACTGACGAGTATTACTGTACTTGGTATGGCGGCTTTCACGTTAAGCCATGTGTTTTGGAACTGGAAAAACGGTGCCGTTCATGAGCTGCAAAGTCTCGAAAAAACCGTCGTGTTGATTGCCATGTTCGTATACATTGGAGCGTACCAGATTGGCTTTGGACCTATAACGTGGTGCTTCGTATCCGAAGTCTTCCCGATGGACGTACGAGGACCCGCGACAGCCTTGGCAGTTGAACTTAACTATGCCGGCAACTTTGTGGTGCAGTTCTTCGTACCCCTGGTCCAGAACAAAATTGGTTGGGGACCGACCTTTCTGGTTTTTGGATGTTCTATGCTGACTGGATTTTACtttgtttggaaaaagaTTCCGGAGACAGCCGGCCTGTCATTGGAAGAAATAGAAGCCCGGCTGCATCGAgaccacgacgacgaggttGCGGCGCAGCAACCGGAGCAAGACGTGTGTACTGTATTGGATTCCGTGTCAGACACGGAATCCAACGAAGGATCTCCGTTGATCGGTGGTAAGCGCCACCTCCATGATTATACTACCGCGGAATTGAGTGTATAGTTATTTGTGTTTTACACGTGCTCGAATGGCTACGTGAAATTTTGTTTGGGTTAGAGATTGAAGAGACAAATGTATACTAATATACTGTTTACGACTATAGTTTTGGAACTGTGTTGAGAGAGAGTGAGAGTATACCCTTGTCTAAAATGTGGTGTACAAGTTTTGGCGAGCCTCTCCACCTTGCTGTTTTCCTCCGCTGAAAGCATCGCAGACAGAGAACGAGATCGCTGCTGATCTGCAATCAAAGCCATTATGCTTTCGAATTGCGTGTAGGAGTAGCGTATGCGCGGCCCCATCCGTTGGTCTACTCTCGTGTTTGCCCACGAATTCTCCGTGCGAGCTGCATATCTTTGGGCATGATCGTTACCCGTTTGCCGTGCAAGGCACACAGATTGGTGTCTTCAAACAAAGACACCAAATGCGCTTCCGACGCTTCCTGTAGAGCGAGAATTGCTGTCCCCTGCCAACGATAGGCTTCTCGGCTCATTTCCATTTGAATTTCCCGCACCAGCCGTGCAAATGGCAAACGGCGAATCAAAAGATCGGTGCTCTTTTGGTACATTTTAATTTCCTTAAGGGCTTTTTGTCCAGGCCGCATGCGTCGTTTGCGTTTGGGAGCCGCCGCCGGTAAACGATTGCCTGCTTCGGTTAGACTCGAGCGAGTTCGTCCGATGATTTTGGAACCCGCTCGCCGggtttttgtttgcttgtgGCGAACCATGACGAGACTTTGGCTATTCCGCTCTGCCCAACGAGCGCTCACTTTGCAGGAACGTAACGAGTCTGCACTAAAAGTTGGTAGGGACGAAACGTAGGCTTGTTGTATTTGCGCGAGCAGCGGTTGTGTCGGCAAGCCGTTGGCTGTTTTGTTATACCGACAGACCGCGCTTCGTGGTTACATGCCTGCATTTCCGTTGAAGATAGAAGACGGATAACAACTAGAAAAGCAATGTCCGCAATGACACCATTCTATTTCGTTGATTGTTTATGATGCATATTAACCCTGCCGCGCTTTCATTTTTTGATTACGTTGACCTTGTTGTCCGGGTTCCTTAATTATTAATTTTCTTATGTGTGAGTTTGATGCTTCCATTCCATTGACGCCGCGAGGTGGTGGTGGAATTAGTTCAAATTCTTTACGGCGATGACGAGTTGGGCCTATGCTGTTCTTTGCAGAAAGCCAAAGCCACCAACCCTACCTTGGGTACGACTTTGCTGGCGATCATTCCGAGCTTTAcaccacacacacacacccctTCGCATGATTCTCTACACCCACACCATCCATCATCCTTCCTCTTCACAAAGGACCGTCGCAGCAGTTGAGTGTTGTTGGACACGCCTTTCTAGCGATACAATAAGCGGCTAATATCTATTCTAACGTATTGGAGTGTTTTTTGAATGCTGCCTCTAACGCAGAGCTTGCCTTCCTCACGTGG
This window harbors:
- a CDS encoding predicted protein → MTAATGSISSTNSVHTLQLGDQITSESNSSSSSSQTNKDMDEDTDHSLRQDYLSATLLQGHPHAAHKNHLQHSAAAHNSNPAALFNASSTSSSSSSVGSGAGPNGITSHNSAYSVESNSPTAHMMRHTTSAVTNLQIHSQDEQEKASWDKLDSIHSKTSTVATHTTMQHGDHSLDEMLNDSSSSFASFGGDESLHEDSSLSMSYSQDFLSEERAHFKQSVLEDDLPSSKRSLLDSVSSFKGTSLSIVEETTKSTATGRMKGALENKKLTAL
- a CDS encoding predicted protein — protein: MTKDAPSHTVSAAEAAVNKTHFRNNTAKHASVDADAVSHVSNLTADDASTVVSFSDRVTSSIGSVLGQAKRILEGEAPILEDETDGDEVAESPSNLVVTLEQEIGKSRSARSLGEDNNKGESVSTARMRVAKDFLRDERSEMTFSRRIALALSHKSWYNPRAKEEPEFAPNEIETPEASTRIDSQHSMPVLPVGGPNIEAYPFTHSRRENPSLGKAWAYFEHVAMPRYVVEAKLDQRRKNILHRIVRKFQKADKQLQRAEPGEKYLPTKLYGPICTPHKQLGDWGLGFGLYFSTLRAITVLTFCAGLLNIPNLIYFSSESYSSGQDGVIPLLQGSAICTDTRWVPCPNCTSGDFEATRFAYGTNDAGLNVTFVLRNTCEGATIEQGFTNYASLMLIMLGTVFLNRYLKRMEVAFDEDEQTAQDYSIVIGNPPGDATDPDEWRIFFHDCFDGAKVTALTVAVDNDLLVRSLVERREKLREIEMMVEPGTSLDTLTLAGIAAKQERERSVWGRWKSMIIPGIPELFSRTVVLTAKVQGLAQQDYPATNVFVTFETEADQRRVLSALSVGSWDVQRNRQSAIADPKHLFRSELVLSVHEPDEPNTVRWQDLNEKFKDRLKQQCLTTLCTLTAIILIAFVIFLVNEQSITFSAFAIAIFNSIFPLFAKLLTGMEAHSSEGGKQRSLYFKIAVFRWVNTAVVITIITPFTSTLTDGGLVNQIYALFFAEIVTTNAIQLLDPVGHFQRHFLAPRAKTQDAMNLCMQGQQVELAERYTNMTKVLFLALWYCAIFPGAFFLCSFALLINYFTDRFSLMRTWKRAPQLGGKISSFSRRYFFSLSIVAMALVSSYYWSAFPFDNVCSTELPVNTSFVGVWNITGFAKNDEKEPTFQLSLVEDADTSFFFCVQDFFRYEAEEQAFPFIPKFQRSGEEWMTSDQETLTAVYGWTVVAVAALVLLKFIHGWFSSIMKMFRGTYKPCGDDQTINFSDVPSISAYVPQVELTKILWIGVTRTDL
- a CDS encoding predicted protein; this encodes ERFHIPFDPDRGYRGTALRYTSFARPHMRAFHASWICFFTSFFVQFSPAPLLPEIQRSLSLSRSDVWWTNACMMMGGIPMRFLLGPLCDQYGARTVMVTTVALVALPSALTGVVAVNLTSLTLIRTVLGAMDSFVPGQYWITCQFVREVGGTAMALAGGLGATGAGVTQLVTGSLVFPALRVWFDGDSDLAWRWSLVIPAILALFVAAFFYEYSDDCPLGNFTEVKQAGLMMERSAVDSFRAGVYNLNSWILFVQYAGSCGVDFTMCNGTALYFHYRFKQSIAASGAIAFLYGLSAIFARGAGGWLSDAAFNRFSLRGRLWAQWICMVTQGILNVWFARTDRLGSSLTIMVLFSILIQMSMGTCYSIVPYVDGPNTGSVAGIVGAGGNVGGAIFAVIFMHADYHGTAMELMGWLTCVTACFSPFLAVRGYRGILFGTED
- a CDS encoding predicted protein; translation: RLLRFVSIAFNFPGLLYGYDIGAMSFVLDMLTPPHFWWDDFASRRVAQGLTMGAVSAGALLGSHIVLFHLASHVGRRTELRVAALLYMIGSLLCYTSGTMLAQQDYWGWYSLVLGRLVIGTGVGFVMHGAPTYMAEMAPSSIRGAVVSAKETVIVLGIVLGYLVGDMVGSRNNNGSGDWTLVYWVSLAIGTPMLVLTFVIPRSKRWLLLHGHKEEARVSMQFVYKGNINTEFEELAASIQANRMYKQHSTAVDQGGLCGLLESRLFSKPIRPALQAAMGLIILQQLSGQPSLLSYATVLFHAAGWGGHASVITAMLMLCVSITTVLLVDRLGRKRLLLTSITVLGMAAFTLSHVFWNWKNGAVHELQSLEKTVVLIAMFVYIGAYQIGFGPITWCFVSEVFPMDVRGPATALAVELNYAGNFVVQFFVPLVQNKIGWGPTFLVFGCSMLTGFYFVWKKIPETAGLSLEEIEARL
- a CDS encoding predicted protein, giving the protein APKRKRRMRPGQKALKEIKMYQKSTDLLIRRLPFARLVREIQMEMSREAYRWQGTAILALQEASEAHLVSLFEDTNLCALHGKRVTIMPKDMQLARRIRGQTRE